The DNA region ACTTCAGCAGCATCGAACGGGAGGGACAGTCGGATCCAGACATAGTATCCACCAATTGCTAAATTATGCTCAAAGCCAGAAAGGAATGTGACGCCAAGTGGAGCCAGATGCTCATTTATCGCGGATATAATCAGAGCATACCGGCGTGCACCAGCTGGGATGATGGTGTCGACAATATGTCGTTGAAGAGATTTATCTTCAAATAACTCGTTGATGAAAGTTGACATGAGCTGTGACGGGGCACCGCCAGAGCGCGTAGAGCCTCTATCATGAGGGTTAGCTAGGGAATATTACAGATTGCACGGGATGGAGAATAATACGTTTGAGAGAGTCCGTAAATGAGATCACCAGTCCCTTCAGCCCAGCCCACTCGACAGCCAGCACCAATTAGCTTGCTAAATGAACCATTGCTCACCACGTTTCCGAATCGATCTCTCGGGCCGTTGTCGAGAAACCTATCAATGTCCACGAGACGCGGTAGGCGGGATCGGACTAAGCTGTTATTGAATTCCGGATATTGCAAGAAATCGTAAACATCGTCGCATATAATGAGAGCGTCATATTTGCGGGCAATTGTAACAAGAGATTCGCGTCGTGACAATGACATTGTTTTGTTGGAAGGATTCGAGAATGTTGGGACGCAGTATATAACGTGCCGATATGACTTCCTATGCGGTTTGGCTGATTTTATATTCTCCTTTGAATCATTAGAGTCAGTCAGCACCATGTGAACGTGAGACGCACATGTCCATTATCCTTTTTGCTTTCGCTAAATTTCTTTTCAAACGCTTCAAGAGCGACCGCGAGAGCGTTGACATCCAACCCCTCTTCGTCCTCTGGTATTCCGCCAAGCCGCTGATAGAAACCGGCATCTTCGAAAGTCTGAAAGACGAGGTGATATGTCGGGTCCGCAAGCCAGACATGTTTCGTTTGAATTGGGTCTGTAAACACCTGCAAAATGCACGCCAAATTTTGACTGGCACCGCCGGTGATGCATATACGGTTGAAGTCAACAGGCTGAACGGGGGCATAAAAATCGCTAAGCCACCAGGCGATATTTTTTCTCAGAGGAAGATATCCTTCATCAGGGCCGTAGCCATATCCTTCAGCTGAAACAAGTGGATTAGACAGGGCGTCTACCGCAGCTTTTTTTAGACGCTCGGTTGGCAAGAGGTCTGTGGAAGGCCAGCCGCGAAAGAGATTGACCTGATCTAATTGAGACATACAAACGCGAGGAATGTGAAGTTTCGTATTATTGCAATTGGGATCTTGAGCAACAAGGGAAAACATGTCGTTTTGGAAATTTGGCCAATACGCCGAATCTCGCTTGAGCGAGCTGACCAATTACAGCCTTTGTTTACCATCTCGGGCAATATAGGCGATCCAGCCAATAATTGATCTCGGATCCTACAGGGCACATTCACTCTTTAGCCCTATATATGATACAAAACGGGGAGGGGTACTTGTCTACTAAACGTCTTCCATAGTAATTACGTGTCATAAACTTGGATGACAATATACATACGGGCCGAAACAAATTGGGATACCAGGAAACAGTCTCGACTTTCattaagaaaaagaaaataaaagaaaataatTTTTTTCTTATTATGCTAGAAGTTGATCATGCAGCTACACGTATTCGCGACTCAATTGTGAGAGAAACATGAGGCCTTTCTTCCGATGCTGCGAGCACCAATGAAGTGAAGGAAACCGCGGACAAGGACAGTCGGAATCCCTCCCGCTGCTTGGTAAAGCAGACCAA from Aspergillus chevalieri M1 DNA, chromosome 2, nearly complete sequence includes:
- a CDS encoding aminotransferase-like domain-containing protein (COG:E;~EggNog:ENOG410PHRT;~InterPro:IPR004839,IPR015424,IPR015421,IPR015422;~PFAM:PF00155;~go_function: GO:0003824 - catalytic activity [Evidence IEA];~go_function: GO:0030170 - pyridoxal phosphate binding [Evidence IEA];~go_process: GO:0009058 - biosynthetic process [Evidence IEA]), with translation MSQLDQVNLFRGWPSTDLLPTERLKKAAVDALSNPLVSAEGYGYGPDEGYLPLRKNIAWWLSDFYAPVQPVDFNRICITGGASQNLACILQVFTDPIQTKHVWLADPTYHLVFQTFEDAGFYQRLGGIPEDEEGLDVNALAVALEAFEKKFSESKKDNGHENIKSAKPHRKSYRHVIYCVPTFSNPSNKTMSLSRRESLVTIARKYDALIICDDVYDFLQYPEFNNSLVRSRLPRLVDIDRFLDNGPRDRFGNVVSNGSFSKLIGAGCRVGWAEGTGDLIYGLSQTGSTRSGGAPSQLMSTFINELFEDKSLQRHIVDTIIPAGARRYALIISAINEHLAPLGVTFLSGFEHNLAIGGYYVWIRLSLPFDAAEVCKVALDYYNLVLGDKSLFTVPSSTTPQKDRQQHIRLCFMWEAEDKLAEGVKRLGSVLRMLRDK